Part of the Mus caroli chromosome 1, CAROLI_EIJ_v1.1, whole genome shotgun sequence genome, GTACAGAAGTGGTTCCCACAATCCAAGTCCTTCAGTAGAACTGACACTCAGGAAGCCTTAGGGCTGTGTGATACAGGTGACTTTATACCCCCATGAAGGGCACACACAAAGCATGGCAGGTTTTGCTCTGATTCTGCAATCCTCTGCACCTCCCTTGCCTGCCTTCTCTTCACTAGGAGTTTTCAAGCTAAGATGGGGAACGAGACTTCGAGTGAATTAAACGCCCAGAGCTACAGAGCTGAAGTGGAGCATACCTTTTGTGTCCCGCATTTTTATCTGCGCCAAGATGTTCTGAGGGAGGCTGGAATGCCAGAGTGCAGTGGGAAGGCAAGTTACaaacctcctctctcccttcctgtctctccagggAGATGTAGTGGGGCAGCAGAAGCACAGGCAAGGAGGTTATAACCACCATTTACAAACTCGCTTACCTGAAAACACACCGTGCTCTGAAACGCCAGACTCCCACAGTGGGAGAAGCCAGTGTTGGATGAGAAAGAGTttaatgagttcaaggacagaagaaaacagaaaacagggcCTCAGAGAAACTTGATAAAAGTACTcttttgggttggagagatggctcaagagttaagagcactgcctgctctgttcttcaaaggtcctgagtttaattcccagcaaccacacagtggtttacaatcatctgtaatgggatctagtgccctcttctggtaggtatacagacaaaacactcatacataaaatacattaataaacctttaaaaagtaaacaaatgctTTTCCTTATTTGCCCTGCCTCATTTCAGGCGTGATGGCTGAAAATTCCACTAGGTGGCTCTGCTATAGGTAAAGAGATGTAAGACCCAACTGTAGGGACAGGAAGATCTGAACAGATTCCTATCCAGTGATGTTAAAGAACGGCTTTTGAAATGACATCGAATATTGCTATTatgaggttttttaaaaaaaattgtgggaGTGTTACAGTGAGTGTGGGCTCgagagagtgagtgagttagTTGTACACGGCAGAGGACAGCTTCGGGgtgttgattctctccttccaccatgatgtATTCCAGAGGTCCAAGTCAGATCGTCAGGCTCAGTGGTGCCTTTGCTGAACCATCTTCCAGCCCTGTTGTGAATttgtctaattttaattttttaaacactgaaacagtattttttttttttttcgagacagggcttttctgtgtagccctggctgtcctggaattcactctgcagaccaggctggcctcgaactcagaaatccacctgcctctgcctcctatgctgggactaaaggtgtgtgacacTACCTCCTGGCTCTGaaacagtattttaaataatcattttatctatctatctatctatctatctacctacctatctttatctatctatctatctatctatctatctatctatctacctacctacctaccgtgtgtgtgtgcgcgcgcacacacacacacacacacacacacacacctgctcatgCCACGGCAAGTGTATGGAGGTTAGAGAATAATTGGTTGTCAGGTTTGATGACAAGCTCCcttcccactgaaccatctcaccagccccctattgCGAGTCACTGTTGGAACTAGGTAATGGCTGTCAGAAAGACACATTAAATTGCATCTTACTTCTATGTAAGTTTGCCATCTTCTCTATAAAAAGTTCCCCCTTAGAAGAGCTCGAAACTTACCATAaagacagggtttttgtttttgtttttgtttttccctatgAGGAGCTGGGTGTTGCTAATGGTCACTCTGTAGCAGCAGCGTCATAGGAGTCCTTGGGATGGCTCAAGCTCAAAAATGGattacagggctggtgagatggctcagcgtgtaagagcactgactgctcttccaaagtcctgagttcaaatcccagcaaccacatggtggctcacaaccatccataatgagatctgacgccctcttctggtgtgtctgaagtcagctacagtgtacttatgtataataataaataaatctttgggctggagcaagcagagactgagcgaacggggttgactggagcgagcagaggtcctaaaaattcaattcccaacaaccacatgaaggctcacatcatctgtactcacatacataaaatcaatcaatcaatcaatcaatcaatcaatcagtctttttaaaaaaaaatggattgcaGCCTCCTGAGAGGTCAGCTAGGCTCCTCTGTCTTGATTTGCTTGATGTGGCTTGCCTTAACCCTGTGAGCCCCAGATAAAGTCTCCTGATTTTCTCCTataacagcagttctcaacatgtAGAtgatgttgggggggggggggtcaaacgaccctttcacaggggcctcATAACAGTTATCCTGCAGGCCAGATATTTgtatcacaattcataacagtagcaaaattacagttatgagatagcaatgcaaataattttatggttgggggtcaccacaacatgaggaactgtataaaggGCTATAACATTAGCAcggttgagagccactgtcctAGAAAATCAATATTAGCCCAAGATTAGTTTGTAAACATAAGTAGTGTGCCTACATTTTCTCTAAAAGATGCTCTACCTCTTCTTTCTGGCTCAGCTGCAGAGCAGAAGGGTGTTCTGTAGAGTTGAAAACGAAAGCAACCTGGATTCCTGAAACTCCGGAAGCAGGTTCTTCCATAGCGAGGAAGATGCGGTAGTGAGGTTTCATTACTCCCATTTGGGTATTGTTGGAATGTATTCTTGGTAGTCAGAAGTCCAAAGTACTGGCCCCAGCCATGTCAGTCTCCGCATAAGATGAGAGGAAGACTGGATTTAACCCTTCCCTGGCTGTGGACCTCCTCACTTTCTCATACTCTGTACCCTTTAACTGGACTGATGAGGTTTTCGTAAGACTACACGTTTATTCCGTCTCTGTTACCGAAAGAGGATTTCTATGGACCCTTCCCTCCTACACTGCTTTCCCACTTTATCCCCAGCGCCCCCCTCCGTGATTCCAGCTGATGCTTTGGCTTTCTGTCTTTCAGGTCGCAGGCATCCTCAGGGGCATGCCGGCATAGCCCTTTCcagatagaaaaaaatctgtgtgatGTATGGTGCTTGAGTTTGCGCAAATAAGTCAGACTCCTCTGTAAAGTAAGCTCAGCTAGCTCTCAGGCCTAGGATGGAAGAGTCGGCACCAGTGGAAAGCCAGGCTCAGCTCCCAAGCCCCCACCACGGCTCACTTAGGAGGGCAGTGGCTGCTGTCCTGGCCCTGGATGGGGAATCCACATTGGGccgcaggaagaagaggaggaaagactcCCGCCCGGAATCCATCATCATCTACCGGTCAGATAATGAGAAGACGGATGAGGAGCCTGAAGAATCTGAAGGTGGAGATCGGCctaaagaggaagagggggaggactTCCTGGACTATCCTGGGGATGATGGTGAGTTTTTCAAGAGCACTTTGTTCAAAAtcataggaagaaaatgaaagcagcGTTCACCCTCCAGCTGCTGGGCACCTGCTTTCTGGCCTTTTCTTTCTGATGATGCATATCTTGAAGGGTTGCTGTCTTCATTCATGAAACTAACAACAGTTACTTAGAGCCTGCAGTGCTATAATTCAGATGGGACAGGATCTCTGCCCTTTCACAACTGCTGTGTAAGAGAAGTGGTTTTATAGGCTAATTACATTAAGAGATATAAAGAACAACAGTTGTTACCTTTCGTAATAATTATGAACATGCAGCCAGGTATGGTAGCTAAtacttacaatcccagcacttgggaagctgaggcaagaggatcatgagttggatGCCATCtttggctatacagtgagaccatgtctcaacaaaacaaaacaaaacaaaaaaacaaaacaaaacaaaacaaaacaaaaggtaaaaccaaaaaagaaagaaggaaaggaaggaaggaaggaaggaaggaaggaaggaaagaaggagaaagaaaaccaggagaCTGTTTTAAGTTTTGAAATCAGTGAGATAATATTCCTTCACATTTGGGAATGTCAAGATTTGTGTGAGATATGACAGTATTATTATGTGGAACTAGATAATACTCTCCTACACCTCAAACAccagttagagtcacaccaaccACACTGTAGGGACTGGTCGATATTTATGAAGATACACGGTATACGTACTGTGTGTCACAGAAATTCTTAGGATCTCCACCATGAGATTTATGATCTGTGTCCTCCACGTTTCAGAATGTTTGCTGCTACTAGGGAGCCTGTGGGTCATCTGTGTGAAGAACTATCGTGCAGTACTAGATAGGCCCATTCATGTAGAAGGATAGATGCTAGGACTCCCGCTCATCACTGAGCTTTTAGTCTGGGAAGACAGACAGTGACAAGATGACTTCACGTGATAATAATCATTCCAAAGACAACGAAACCTACAAGCAGTGGGGAGGGTGGCAGGGAGGGACTCTGTGCCACAGAAGACCTCTCCAAAGATGTGGCATTTGAACTCATCCAAGGAACACGAAGAAACCAGGTAAGAAAGGTGTGGAGCAGAGGggggtttgtgtgttttgttttgaaaaaaagcaAGGGTCTTGAGGTAAGAACAACACTGGCCTATTGGTGGGGAGGGGTGCTTCTGGATAGAACCAAGGGAGGAGGTGAAAGGTCAGCAAGGAAGCCAGGCTAGATCCTGGTGCATCTTGCCAGGGCACAGTGGAGGGCTGGGAACTGTTGGAGCCAGTGGAAGTCAAGGGGGACTGTCAAGCAGGACAGACAttgtcttagtttttaaaattatttgaattaaatacacacacacacacacatgcatgtgtgtcttagttagggcttccatggctgtgaagacaccacaaccaaggcaactctataaaggacagtatttaattgggcctggcttacagttcagaggttcagtctgtattgtcatggcaggagcatggcacCAGACTGGCAGACATAGTGCGAGGGGAGCCAAGGGTtcaacatcttgatctgaagTCAGCCAAGAGGAGACTGACTTCTGCAGGCAGTCAGGAGGATACTGGAATTCCATGCTGGGTAGAGCTTAAgcctaggagacctcaaagcccactccacagtgacacacctactccacaaggctacacttcctaatagtgtcatctCCTGTGTGCCAAGCAGGAGTCtatggggccaaacctattcaaaccatcacaatatgtgtatgtgtatgtgtaattaGTGGATATTTATAGCTTAGATTTAACAGCTAGGGTGTCTATAAATATGAGACACCATGTTCCCCATCTCAGGGAAACCCAGAACTAGGCATGAGAAGGGATGgggtgtatacatacatacacacattttatgcACAGGTCAATACCCATAAATAATGTCTTTATAACAGGATCGTGATAAGGTGGCGAAGAGGTTCCTTGTCTATGACAGAGACTGTGTCAAGGCTGTgtggtccagaaaaaaaaatgtagaaacaaTAGGAAGGACATGCTAATCTTGCTCACAGTTTTCTTGGGGCCCACACTGTGGAGCCAGCAATCTCTGTGGGAGTAATAGCAGCATGGCCTCAGGATGGCACTGAGATGAACTGTGGATTCCTCAGTTCTTGATGCTCATCTCCTCTGTGCGCTGCAGGTGTGTGGGACACGCCTCTGGACAGCCGCTACGTCACACTAACCGGGACCATCACACGAGGGAAGAAGAAGGGTCAGATGGTGGACATCCATGTCACTCTGACAGAGAAGGAGCTGCAGGAGCTGACCAAACCCAAGGAGCTGTCCAGGGAAGCAGCCCCCGAGGGAAGGAGGGCCTGCCAGGTTGGGGCAGACCAGGGGCCACACGTGGTTCTCTGGACACTGGTCTGCCTGCCTGTGGTCTTTGTGCTCTCTTTCGTTGTGTCTTTCTATTATGGCACCATCACCTGGTACAACATCTTTCTGGTGTACAATGAAGAGAGGACCTTCTGGCATAAGATCTCCTGCTGTCCGTGCCTCATTCTCTTCTACCCAGTGCTCATCATGGCCATGGCCTCTTCCCTGGGGCTCTATGCCGCCGTGGCTCAGCTCTCATGGTCCTGGGCAGCATGGTGGCGAGCTGCCTGTGACATGGAGAAAGGCTTCTGTGGTTGGCTCTGCAGCAAGCTGGGTCTGGAGGACTGTTCTCCCTACAGCATTGTGGAACTGCTGGAGTCTGATAACATCTCGGGCAATCTCTCCAACAAGGACCCCATCCAGGAAGTAGAAACCTCTACTGTCTAGACATCTAGTGACTTCCTTCCTAGGCCCTAGTTGTCTATAGTCATTCAACGGAATCTAGCAGTTCTTTCCTTAAACTATCTAATGCTCTCTACATTCCTGGGACAGCCTAGCCCACACTGGCGTATCTCATCATCTTCATTATTCCAATATGACggaaaatagaaaagcaacttGTGCCAAAGCCGTGCATCTGAAATACAAATGCTTTTTGACTCTTTGCCCTATAATGACTGTTTATGTGCTATATGAAGATACGTCATAAATTCCTTAAGGGGCCTGAAGATGTTATTGGTGCCTATGACCCAGGGGAGTGTGTGCCTAAATGTGACAGAAAGGATAAAGAGGCTCAGGGGTGACCAGATTCACCAAGATAATAGATGGGGATGGAGCGACACATTTAGGGAGTTAGGTTATTAAAGACTGTGCATCACTGTATTTAGATAGAAATGCACATAACTAAAGCCACAAATATCAGTGAGCCAAACAAGAGAGAAATATACTTCCTTTTTATGCAGATGTCAGGAGGCAGATCATCCCAAGACCCTATGAAGTTTTCTGGGGTTCACTGGATGGCGGAATGTGGCCCTTGGTGCtcctcagttttaaaatattgactaCAACTCTTAACTGTCATAGCAACAGAGATGGTAAGGAGAGCACATTCGGCCTGTTTAAGGAGGCTTTAAAAGCCTCCCCCCTCAATATTTATTATCTCTCATTGGCCATACTATAGTCACATGACCTCACAatcaaaggatgctgggaaatgtagtctttcaTCTGTGTAACTATATTCTTAGATGAATACTGGGGTTATGTGAATTTGAGAAAAGGGGGATAGTGGCTATTGGGTAGTCGAGTACAAATCGATATCTTAGAACAGGTATTTAGATACATCCAGAATTCCAAATTACAAAtgcagctttatttatttgtttatttatataattattttggcCCTAGTCTTAGATGGAGAGTTTATACATAGATCTGAGTTACATACACTATGCATATGCCTTAGACAGTAGCATCTCGTGTACTTGGCAAC contains:
- the Tmem169 gene encoding transmembrane protein 169, with the translated sequence MEESAPVESQAQLPSPHHGSLRRAVAAVLALDGESTLGRRKKRRKDSRPESIIIYRSDNEKTDEEPEESEGGDRPKEEEGEDFLDYPGDDGVWDTPLDSRYVTLTGTITRGKKKGQMVDIHVTLTEKELQELTKPKELSREAAPEGRRACQVGADQGPHVVLWTLVCLPVVFVLSFVVSFYYGTITWYNIFLVYNEERTFWHKISCCPCLILFYPVLIMAMASSLGLYAAVAQLSWSWAAWWRAACDMEKGFCGWLCSKLGLEDCSPYSIVELLESDNISGNLSNKDPIQEVETSTV